From a region of the Macrobrachium nipponense isolate FS-2020 chromosome 20, ASM1510439v2, whole genome shotgun sequence genome:
- the LOC135219786 gene encoding uncharacterized protein LOC135219786 yields the protein MVDVGVNGRVSDGGVFAVSEFGRTFSEGHLHIPKPRCLTNSDKELPFTFVADNAYPMSENLMKPYSQSELDEQQQVFNYRLSRARRVIENVFGILTSQFEVFQKQE from the coding sequence ATGGTTGATGTTGGTGTCAATGGCAGAGTATCTGACGGTGGTGTGTTCGCAGTGTCTGAGTTTGGAAGGACGTTCAGTGAAGGCCATCTACACATCCCTAAACCTCGGTGCTTGACAAACAGTGATAAAGAACTGCCGTTCACATTTGTGGCAGATAATGCTTATCCGATGTCAGAGAACTTAATGAAGCCCTATTCACAGTCTGAATTAGATGAGCAACAACAAGTTTTCAACTATAGATTGAGTCGTGCAAGACGAGTAATAGAAAATGTATTTGGCATTTTGACATCTCAATTTGAAGTATTTCAAAAGCAAGAATAA